In one Rhodococcus sp. B50 genomic region, the following are encoded:
- a CDS encoding phosphatase PAP2 family protein: MMIDVAVLDWMVSIREPELTTAVTVLTHTGGGIATSLIATVTTLLLVRADRLRDAVFVAGAVLTGWPVMSLLKNLFGRVRPPEPERLVVLPTESFPSGHAMTSAVLATVLVAVVMRTWPRGDGRRTVATAALATYTVAIGLSRVYLAAHWFTDVVAGWIFGITWALLWVWLITRVRIRR; the protein is encoded by the coding sequence GTGATGATCGACGTCGCGGTGCTCGACTGGATGGTCTCGATCCGCGAACCCGAGCTGACCACTGCAGTGACCGTCCTCACCCATACGGGTGGGGGAATCGCGACGAGTCTGATCGCGACGGTGACGACGTTGTTGCTGGTCCGCGCAGATCGTCTGCGCGATGCGGTCTTCGTGGCCGGTGCCGTACTGACGGGCTGGCCGGTGATGTCCCTGCTCAAGAACCTGTTCGGCCGCGTCCGGCCCCCCGAACCCGAACGGCTGGTGGTTCTGCCCACCGAGTCGTTCCCGTCAGGGCATGCGATGACCAGTGCCGTGCTGGCCACGGTGCTCGTGGCGGTGGTGATGCGCACGTGGCCGCGGGGAGATGGTCGCCGGACGGTCGCGACCGCGGCGCTCGCAACGTACACCGTGGCCATCGGGCTTTCCCGCGTCTACCTGGCCGCGCACTGGTTCACCGATGTCGTCGCGGGCTGGATCTTCGGGATCACATGGGCCTTGCTCTGGGTGTGGTTGATCACTCGCGTACGGATCCGCCGCTGA
- a CDS encoding SHOCT domain-containing protein, with product MDSFWDYVWYTVVVFAFVAYLIVLFQIIVDLFRDHSVSGWVKAVWVIGLVLLPYLTALVYLIVRGRGMALRAQQAQAEAKQATDEYIRTVAVGKSPAQQIADAKALLDSGAITPAEYEHLKAQALGNATTGRDGVPIA from the coding sequence ATGGATTCATTCTGGGACTACGTGTGGTACACCGTCGTCGTATTCGCCTTCGTGGCGTATCTGATCGTCCTGTTCCAAATCATCGTCGACCTCTTCCGGGATCACTCCGTATCCGGTTGGGTGAAAGCGGTGTGGGTCATCGGCCTGGTGCTCCTTCCGTACCTGACGGCGCTGGTCTACCTGATCGTTCGCGGTCGGGGAATGGCGCTGCGTGCCCAGCAGGCGCAAGCGGAGGCGAAGCAGGCCACCGACGAGTACATCCGGACCGTGGCGGTCGGGAAATCCCCGGCTCAACAGATCGCCGATGCCAAGGCCCTGCTCGACTCCGGTGCGATCACGCCCGCGGAGTACGAACACCTCAAGGCGCAGGCGCTCGGCAACGCCACGACCGGACGTGACGGCGTACCCATCGCGTGA
- a CDS encoding TrmH family RNA methyltransferase → MVHVIDIDDPSDPRVDDFRDLNSADRRPDLPGGKGLVIAEGVLVVQRMLDSRFAPTSLLGVGRRLDELADDLRDVDVPFYRTDAGTMAEIVGFHLNRGVLAVSRRSSPLSLDEVVDKATTVAVLEGVNDHENIGSMFRNAAGLGVDGVLFGKGCADPLYRRSVRVSMGHALRVPFAHLEQWPSELDQLRGRGFQLISLTPDPRAIPLANAMTGEKVALLLGAEGPGLSEHAMRATDVRARIPMAPGTDSLNVATAAAMAFYERVRLPR, encoded by the coding sequence GTGGTTCACGTCATCGACATCGACGATCCTTCCGACCCCCGGGTCGACGATTTCCGCGATCTCAACTCGGCGGATCGTCGGCCCGACCTTCCCGGTGGCAAGGGGCTGGTGATCGCCGAGGGTGTGCTGGTGGTCCAGCGCATGCTCGATTCCCGGTTCGCTCCGACGAGTCTGCTCGGAGTGGGTCGACGGCTGGACGAACTCGCCGACGACCTGCGCGACGTCGATGTGCCGTTCTACCGCACCGACGCCGGAACCATGGCCGAGATCGTCGGATTCCACCTCAACCGAGGCGTGCTCGCGGTCTCGCGCCGATCCTCACCGTTGTCGCTCGACGAGGTCGTCGACAAGGCGACCACGGTCGCGGTGCTCGAAGGAGTCAACGACCACGAGAACATCGGTTCGATGTTCCGCAACGCGGCCGGTCTCGGCGTCGACGGTGTGCTCTTCGGGAAGGGCTGCGCCGACCCGTTGTACCGCAGGTCGGTTCGCGTGTCGATGGGGCATGCCCTCCGTGTCCCCTTCGCGCATCTCGAACAATGGCCGTCCGAACTGGATCAGTTGCGTGGCAGGGGATTCCAGCTGATCTCGTTGACCCCCGATCCGCGGGCGATCCCGCTCGCGAACGCGATGACGGGGGAGAAGGTCGCACTGCTGCTCGGCGCCGAAGGTCCGGGTCTGTCCGAGCACGCGATGCGGGCGACCGACGTACGTGCCCGAATTCCCATGGCGCCCGGCACGGATTCGCTGAACGTGGCCACCGCGGCGGCGATGGCGTTCTACGAGCGGGTCCGGCTTCCGCGATGA
- a CDS encoding DUF2530 domain-containing protein: MEPAQLVAARIRRLADPRPALAVGTGLWVVAAVVVLSVGGDLRDAALPICVAGIVVGLLGTALFLLQRRAARRGDRGAQVGLD; the protein is encoded by the coding sequence GTGGAACCCGCCCAGCTCGTCGCAGCCCGTATCCGTCGCCTCGCCGACCCTCGCCCCGCGCTCGCCGTGGGAACCGGTCTGTGGGTGGTAGCGGCCGTCGTCGTGTTGTCGGTCGGCGGCGATCTCCGCGACGCTGCGCTACCGATCTGCGTGGCGGGAATCGTGGTGGGGCTGCTGGGAACTGCGCTCTTCCTGCTGCAGCGTCGCGCTGCCCGACGGGGTGACCGAGGCGCCCAGGTAGGTCTGGACTGA
- a CDS encoding DUF2537 domain-containing protein has product MTQARDPAPTPWATGLTLTAFSFVATVIAVVACGQVLGRIDPVLAVVVNIVTVAGIVPTVWSWLRVPVLRWLAAGVVAGVPVGWLALLVS; this is encoded by the coding sequence ATGACCCAGGCTCGCGACCCCGCGCCCACCCCGTGGGCGACGGGGCTCACGCTGACGGCGTTCTCCTTCGTCGCCACCGTCATCGCCGTCGTCGCCTGCGGCCAGGTACTCGGCCGGATCGATCCGGTCCTCGCGGTCGTCGTCAATATCGTGACGGTTGCGGGGATCGTCCCGACCGTGTGGTCATGGCTGCGGGTGCCGGTACTGCGCTGGCTCGCGGCCGGTGTCGTGGCCGGTGTGCCGGTCGGATGGCTCGCGCTGCTCGTGTCCTGA
- a CDS encoding sacsin N-terminal ATP-binding-like domain-containing protein has product MTRPDPADPFGTAALREGILAAWSSSPTRLREDAATEADHVRAGYRDRVLTELAQNAADAAARAGTRGELRVRFADGRLHVANIGEPLDTGGVHALTALRSSNKSGTGSTVGRFGVGFTAVLAVSDDIEVRSRTGSIHFSAERTRSVLAERGLPEPESGIPALRLVWPTATPPVPGSDTEVVLTLRAGVDPVALLDAFRAEAHDILLELPGLSTLVIGDDEFTRHRRELDNGLEEVRIGDRTWWESTGSAARWLVPVADGRVTPVGGDVLRAPTRSDEELSLPAIVVADVAMQPDRRRVLPGARVENVARGYARFVAALPADQRLDLVPLPGFARSEVDGRIREAILDDLAGEAWLPAADGSADLVPDRAVAMPGLTDELADVLGEVVPGLVIPELCGPRHSSALSAVGVHRLGLARLAELLSGHERDPKWWNRLYEALTPLVVDAVAAEELASLPVPLSDGRTVTGPRTTVLATQLQDLGPVSMPWVRLVHPDAAHPLLARLGAGTVTVEDLLADPALVAAVEDADPDDIDPAGDLPAGALADVVLRLVPFASAAAVPRELGALLLPDTRGDAVPADELLLPGAPLAEVLVEDAPFGTVDPSVVDRYGADALRAIGVGWGFTVLRADLPTGPDHDLPDEHLWWERLDADPETLVAVRDLDLVDDRRWSRALTLLVAEPATAEALADPAGYTAWYLRTRASLDGRPLGHYRFADDVLFDGLLDPCTHPDAAAFRGALAGTVIEDVDLAQTLLDRLADESRSPGPATIVAAHDALAAAFSSGGLDPESVTLPDGVRSLSGVVVDAADALVPDRPWFAAVIPHGRLVTGGRGTAHALADVLDISVASAVVDAEPVEQGRGSTWEREPAAVLAGIVAGVPLPRGVLALHDRLAVRCSGALTGELEVEWWVDAAGTVHSTPNGLVAALTALTELTAGRATVGAAAPHPGTGP; this is encoded by the coding sequence GTGACCCGGCCGGACCCCGCGGATCCGTTCGGGACCGCGGCGTTACGCGAGGGAATCCTTGCGGCCTGGTCGTCGTCGCCCACCCGCCTCCGGGAAGACGCCGCCACCGAGGCCGATCATGTCCGCGCGGGCTACCGCGATCGCGTCCTGACCGAGCTCGCCCAGAACGCCGCCGATGCAGCCGCGCGCGCCGGCACACGGGGTGAGCTGCGAGTACGGTTCGCCGACGGTCGGCTCCACGTCGCGAACATCGGCGAGCCGCTCGACACAGGCGGTGTCCACGCGTTGACCGCGCTGCGCTCGTCGAACAAGAGCGGTACCGGGTCCACCGTCGGACGGTTCGGTGTCGGTTTCACCGCGGTGCTGGCAGTCTCCGACGACATCGAGGTGCGTTCGCGCACCGGCTCGATCCACTTCTCGGCCGAGCGCACCCGCTCGGTCCTCGCCGAGCGGGGCCTGCCCGAACCCGAGTCCGGCATCCCGGCGCTGCGCCTCGTGTGGCCGACGGCGACACCGCCGGTGCCCGGCAGCGACACCGAGGTCGTGCTGACCCTGCGTGCGGGGGTCGATCCGGTCGCGCTGCTCGATGCCTTCCGCGCCGAGGCTCACGACATCCTGCTCGAACTTCCCGGCCTGAGCACCCTCGTCATCGGCGACGACGAGTTCACCCGCCACCGGCGCGAACTCGACAACGGCCTGGAGGAGGTGCGGATCGGCGATCGCACCTGGTGGGAGTCCACCGGATCGGCGGCGCGGTGGCTCGTTCCCGTCGCGGACGGCCGGGTCACACCGGTCGGCGGCGACGTCCTGCGTGCCCCCACCCGCTCCGACGAGGAGCTGTCGCTGCCCGCGATCGTCGTCGCCGACGTCGCGATGCAACCCGACCGGCGGCGCGTGCTGCCCGGTGCCCGCGTCGAGAACGTCGCCCGCGGGTACGCGCGGTTCGTCGCGGCGCTGCCCGCCGACCAGCGACTCGACCTCGTGCCCCTCCCGGGCTTCGCGCGCAGCGAGGTCGACGGTCGGATCCGCGAGGCGATCCTCGACGACCTGGCCGGCGAAGCGTGGCTTCCCGCAGCCGACGGCAGCGCCGATCTGGTACCCGACCGAGCCGTTGCGATGCCCGGTCTCACCGACGAGCTCGCCGATGTCCTCGGTGAGGTCGTCCCCGGGCTCGTGATCCCGGAGCTGTGCGGCCCGCGACATTCGTCGGCGCTCTCGGCCGTCGGAGTGCACCGGCTCGGTCTCGCGCGACTGGCCGAACTGCTCTCCGGCCACGAACGCGATCCGAAGTGGTGGAACCGCCTCTACGAGGCGCTGACTCCGCTCGTCGTCGACGCGGTGGCGGCCGAGGAACTCGCATCCCTGCCGGTTCCGCTGTCGGACGGCCGGACCGTGACCGGCCCGCGCACGACCGTCCTCGCGACGCAACTGCAGGACCTGGGTCCGGTGTCGATGCCGTGGGTGCGCCTCGTCCATCCCGATGCCGCGCATCCTCTGCTCGCCCGGCTCGGGGCCGGCACCGTGACGGTCGAGGATCTGCTCGCCGATCCGGCGCTCGTCGCCGCCGTCGAGGACGCCGATCCCGACGACATCGATCCGGCCGGCGATCTCCCGGCGGGCGCACTCGCCGACGTCGTGCTGCGGCTGGTGCCGTTCGCGTCCGCAGCGGCCGTGCCTCGCGAACTCGGGGCGTTACTGCTGCCCGACACCCGCGGCGACGCCGTCCCTGCCGACGAACTGCTGCTCCCCGGCGCACCACTCGCCGAGGTGCTGGTCGAGGACGCACCGTTCGGCACCGTCGACCCGTCCGTCGTCGACCGGTACGGGGCCGACGCGTTGCGCGCCATCGGTGTGGGCTGGGGCTTCACGGTCCTCCGCGCCGACCTGCCCACCGGTCCCGATCACGACCTGCCCGACGAACACCTCTGGTGGGAGCGACTCGACGCGGATCCCGAGACACTCGTCGCGGTGCGCGATCTCGATCTCGTCGACGATCGTCGCTGGTCGCGAGCGCTGACCCTGCTGGTGGCCGAACCTGCGACGGCCGAAGCGCTCGCCGACCCCGCCGGATACACGGCGTGGTACCTGCGCACCCGCGCGTCGCTCGACGGCCGGCCCCTGGGGCACTACCGCTTCGCCGACGACGTCCTGTTCGACGGTCTCCTCGATCCCTGCACCCATCCCGACGCGGCCGCCTTCCGCGGTGCCCTCGCCGGAACGGTGATCGAGGACGTCGACCTGGCACAGACCCTGCTCGACCGGCTTGCGGACGAGAGCCGATCGCCGGGACCGGCCACGATCGTCGCTGCTCACGACGCGCTCGCCGCGGCCTTCTCGTCGGGCGGTCTCGATCCCGAGTCGGTCACCCTGCCCGACGGGGTGCGCAGCCTGTCCGGCGTCGTCGTCGACGCAGCGGACGCCCTCGTACCCGACCGTCCGTGGTTCGCGGCCGTGATCCCGCACGGTCGGCTCGTCACCGGCGGGCGGGGAACCGCGCACGCGCTCGCGGACGTGCTCGACATCTCCGTGGCGTCCGCGGTCGTCGACGCCGAACCTGTCGAGCAGGGACGCGGCTCGACCTGGGAACGCGAACCGGCCGCCGTCCTGGCCGGGATCGTCGCCGGTGTTCCGCTTCCGCGCGGTGTGCTCGCGCTGCACGACCGGCTGGCCGTGCGCTGTTCCGGCGCTCTGACCGGTGAGCTCGAGGTCGAGTGGTGGGTCGATGCCGCCGGCACCGTCCACAGCACCCCGAACGGTCTGGTCGCCGCGCTCACGGCGCTCACGGAGCTTACGGCGGGCCGCGCGACTGTAGGGGCAGCTGCGCCGCACCCGGGAACCGGACCGTGA
- a CDS encoding DUF3027 domain-containing protein has protein sequence MVDPAVRSVLADAADLARAALDELGDGGVGAYLGVTREDECSATHRFAAELPGYRGWQWAVVVAAAPDSDRVTVSELVLLPGPDALVAPEWVPWSERIRPGDLGPGDLLAPAPDDVRLVPGYMQSGDPEVDETALEIGLGRKQVMSLEGRLEAAQRWFDGEYGPGSEMAKAAPSSCRLCGFYLPLAGSLRAAFGVCGNEFAADGHVVHAEYGCGAHSDTSLPTGAGSPLYEAFDDSAVEVVELGSAGSVPPESSQTESSQTESTSGDSTDEPAAEPSPSEPEQTD, from the coding sequence GTGGTCGATCCGGCGGTGCGTTCCGTGCTCGCCGACGCCGCCGACCTCGCTCGGGCCGCACTCGACGAACTCGGAGACGGTGGAGTCGGCGCCTATCTGGGTGTGACGCGCGAGGACGAGTGCTCGGCCACCCACCGTTTCGCCGCGGAGCTTCCGGGCTACCGCGGTTGGCAATGGGCCGTCGTCGTGGCCGCCGCGCCGGATTCCGATCGGGTGACGGTGAGCGAACTCGTGCTCTTGCCTGGCCCCGACGCGCTCGTCGCGCCCGAATGGGTGCCGTGGAGCGAACGGATCCGTCCCGGCGATCTCGGTCCCGGCGACCTCCTGGCTCCCGCTCCCGACGATGTGCGGCTGGTACCCGGCTACATGCAGTCCGGCGACCCCGAGGTCGACGAGACCGCCCTCGAGATCGGGTTGGGCCGCAAGCAGGTCATGAGCCTCGAGGGTCGCCTCGAGGCAGCGCAGCGCTGGTTCGACGGCGAGTACGGCCCTGGTTCGGAGATGGCGAAGGCCGCCCCGTCCTCGTGCCGCCTGTGCGGTTTCTACCTTCCCCTCGCCGGGTCGTTGCGTGCGGCCTTCGGGGTGTGCGGCAACGAGTTCGCCGCCGACGGGCACGTCGTGCACGCCGAGTACGGATGCGGTGCGCATTCCGACACCTCACTGCCCACCGGTGCCGGCTCCCCGCTGTACGAGGCGTTCGACGATTCGGCAGTGGAGGTTGTCGAACTCGGTTCGGCCGGCTCGGTGCCCCCGGAGTCCTCACAGACCGAGTCCTCACAGACCGAGTCCACGTCGGGCGATTCCACGGACGAGCCTGCCGCCGAGCCGTCCCCGTCCGAGCCGGAACAGACCGACTGA
- a CDS encoding MarR family winged helix-turn-helix transcriptional regulator, with protein sequence MISDTRALAGDLSLAVVRLTRHLRGRRTDSRVSLTQISAMATLAQEGAMTPGALAARERVQPPSMTRVIASLHELGLVERTPHPTDGRQIIVTLSDAGTELLADEAQAREVWLTERLEKLDPASLGTLREAVGILTALVSEDD encoded by the coding sequence ATGATCTCGGATACACGCGCACTCGCCGGTGACCTCTCACTCGCCGTTGTGCGTCTGACGCGTCATTTGCGGGGGAGACGCACCGATTCCCGAGTTTCTCTGACCCAGATCTCGGCGATGGCCACCCTCGCGCAGGAGGGTGCGATGACCCCGGGGGCGCTGGCCGCGCGCGAACGCGTCCAACCACCCTCGATGACCAGGGTCATCGCCTCTCTCCACGAGCTCGGCCTCGTCGAGCGGACGCCGCATCCCACGGACGGACGGCAGATCATCGTGACGTTGTCCGACGCCGGGACCGAGCTGCTCGCCGACGAAGCTCAGGCACGCGAAGTGTGGCTGACCGAACGGCTCGAGAAGCTCGACCCCGCGTCGCTCGGGACGCTGCGCGAGGCCGTCGGAATCCTCACGGCGCTGGTCTCGGAAGACGACTGA
- a CDS encoding DUF7144 family membrane protein — translation MSHNVNADREEMSVKQGLAAGTSVGAAIIMTLIGALQLLQGIAAVAEDEVFVTGQEYLFTFDLTMWGWVHIVVGVVMVVVGIALISGATWARVAAMVIAALSILVNFMWLPYYPGWALAIIALDVVVIWAIATWNPRAVYS, via the coding sequence ATGTCTCACAATGTGAATGCCGATCGGGAGGAAATGTCGGTCAAGCAGGGGCTGGCCGCGGGAACGTCGGTCGGCGCCGCAATCATCATGACCTTGATCGGCGCTCTGCAGCTGTTGCAGGGAATTGCTGCGGTCGCCGAAGACGAAGTCTTCGTCACCGGCCAGGAGTATCTGTTCACATTCGATCTCACCATGTGGGGATGGGTTCACATCGTCGTCGGTGTCGTGATGGTGGTCGTGGGCATCGCGTTGATCTCCGGAGCGACATGGGCACGGGTGGCGGCGATGGTCATCGCCGCGTTGTCGATCCTGGTGAATTTCATGTGGCTTCCCTACTATCCGGGGTGGGCGCTCGCGATCATCGCCCTCGATGTAGTGGTCATCTGGGCGATCGCAACCTGGAATCCCCGTGCGGTGTACTCCTGA
- a CDS encoding NCS2 family permease — protein MAVGTDSKRTSFLDAYFKITERGSTVSREVRGGIVTFFAMSYIVVLNPLILGSFSADDATAKVDVLGNILPINQVAAVTALVAGFMSIVFGVVANYPFAIAAGLGINSLLAVTIAPQVTWPEAMGLVVIDGIIIVVLALTGFRTAVFNAIPAELKAAIAAGIGAFIAMIGLVDAGFVRRIPDAAGTTVPVGLGIDGSIASWPTFVFVVGVLLMGVLVARKVRGGLLIGIVVTTILSMIIEAVTDVGPSLGTNPKGWNLSTPEAPDSFFGIPDLSLVGNVDLFGAFTRIGVIAATLLVFTLVLANFFDAMGTMTGLGKEADLADKNGTLPSIGKALVVEGTGAIVGGGASASSNTVFVESASGIAEGARTGLANVVTGVMFLLAMFLTPLYEVVPIEAAAPALVVVGALMIGQVRDIDFSVFAVALPAFLTIMVMPFTYSIANGIGVGFITWVVLHAASGKIRTIHPLMWIVAVLFALYFSVDPITELLT, from the coding sequence ATGGCCGTAGGCACCGACTCCAAGCGAACGTCCTTCCTGGACGCCTATTTCAAGATCACCGAGCGCGGTTCGACCGTGTCCCGGGAGGTGCGTGGCGGTATCGTCACGTTCTTCGCGATGTCGTACATCGTGGTCCTCAACCCGCTGATCCTCGGTAGTTTCTCCGCCGACGACGCGACCGCGAAGGTCGACGTGCTGGGCAACATCCTGCCCATCAACCAGGTCGCGGCCGTCACCGCACTGGTCGCCGGCTTCATGAGCATCGTCTTCGGTGTGGTCGCCAACTATCCGTTCGCCATCGCCGCCGGCCTCGGCATCAACAGTCTGCTCGCGGTCACCATCGCGCCGCAGGTGACCTGGCCCGAAGCGATGGGCCTGGTGGTCATCGACGGCATCATCATCGTCGTGCTGGCCCTGACCGGCTTCCGCACCGCGGTGTTCAATGCCATCCCGGCGGAACTGAAGGCCGCCATCGCCGCCGGTATCGGCGCCTTCATCGCCATGATCGGTCTCGTCGACGCCGGCTTCGTCCGCCGCATTCCCGACGCCGCCGGCACCACCGTGCCCGTAGGGCTGGGTATCGACGGGTCGATCGCCTCGTGGCCGACCTTCGTCTTCGTCGTCGGTGTCCTGCTGATGGGTGTGCTCGTCGCACGCAAGGTGCGCGGCGGACTGCTGATCGGCATCGTCGTCACGACCATCCTGTCGATGATCATCGAGGCCGTCACGGACGTCGGTCCGTCCCTGGGTACCAACCCGAAGGGCTGGAACCTCAGCACGCCCGAGGCACCCGACTCCTTCTTCGGGATCCCGGACCTGAGCCTCGTCGGCAACGTCGACCTGTTCGGCGCGTTCACCCGCATCGGCGTGATCGCCGCGACGCTGCTCGTGTTCACTCTCGTCCTCGCGAACTTCTTCGACGCGATGGGAACCATGACCGGTCTCGGCAAGGAAGCCGACCTTGCCGACAAGAACGGCACCCTGCCGAGCATCGGCAAGGCCCTCGTCGTCGAGGGCACCGGCGCCATCGTCGGTGGTGGCGCCTCCGCCTCCTCGAACACGGTGTTCGTCGAATCGGCCTCGGGTATCGCGGAAGGAGCCCGCACCGGCCTGGCCAACGTGGTCACCGGCGTGATGTTCCTGCTCGCGATGTTCCTGACCCCGCTGTACGAGGTGGTTCCGATCGAGGCGGCCGCTCCGGCGCTCGTGGTGGTCGGTGCCCTGATGATCGGCCAGGTCCGCGACATCGATTTCTCGGTGTTCGCCGTGGCGCTGCCGGCCTTCCTGACCATCATGGTCATGCCGTTCACCTACTCGATCGCCAACGGCATCGGCGTGGGCTTCATCACGTGGGTGGTCCTGCACGCGGCCAGCGGCAAGATCCGCACCATCCACCCCCTGATGTGGATCGTCGCGGTGCTGTTCGCCCTGTACTTCTCGGTCGATCCCATCACGGAGCTGCTCACCTAG
- a CDS encoding alpha/beta hydrolase, whose protein sequence is MLFACLSFTPSLLPRGGVLQGMICGITAAIGYGLGVLLAFVWRAFADRPPRPPKAASWWIFGVCGVVLFAVFFGLGQYWQYEIRSLMGISEYNLASTVLSPVIAVLVFGLLLAIGRGIRSLYRWAAKTLDRWIGQRAANVVGWVLVAALVYALVSGVLLAGFIDAANTAFSARDTRTQEGVQQPTTALRSGGPDSVVPWDSLGWQGRIFVGQGPSTEQIGRFSAGPALEPIRIYAGLASSEDTEARAALAVEDLTRAGGFERQNLVVVTTTGSGWVDPALVDSIEYLTGGDVATVAIQYSYLPSWISYLVDQSKAREAGRDLFDAVYDVWSKLPQDARPRLFVAGESLGSFGGETAFSGEYDLRNRTAGTVFAGPPNFNVLFREFSDRRDEGSPEVEPVFRDGRTVRFTNDPQAGIPPEDGPWEGSRVLYLMHPSDPIVWWSPRLITSEPDWIGEAPGRDVLEDMVWIPFVTFWQITADLPFSTGVPAGHGHKYSTEYVDAWAVVLQSPEITPEDIDSLKNIVAEGE, encoded by the coding sequence GTGCTTTTCGCATGCCTGTCCTTCACCCCGTCGTTGCTTCCGCGCGGCGGGGTCCTGCAGGGGATGATCTGCGGGATCACTGCCGCGATCGGATACGGCCTCGGCGTGCTCCTCGCGTTCGTGTGGCGCGCGTTCGCCGACCGGCCTCCTCGGCCTCCGAAGGCTGCGTCGTGGTGGATCTTCGGCGTCTGCGGGGTGGTCCTCTTCGCGGTCTTCTTCGGGCTCGGCCAGTACTGGCAATACGAAATCCGTTCTCTGATGGGGATTTCCGAATACAACCTCGCGTCGACGGTGCTCTCTCCGGTCATCGCGGTACTGGTGTTCGGCCTTCTCCTGGCGATCGGACGCGGTATCCGCAGTCTGTATCGCTGGGCGGCGAAGACGCTCGACCGGTGGATCGGGCAGCGGGCCGCGAACGTCGTGGGATGGGTGCTCGTCGCCGCACTGGTGTACGCGCTCGTCTCCGGCGTGCTGCTCGCAGGTTTCATCGACGCCGCCAACACGGCGTTCTCGGCACGGGACACGAGAACCCAGGAAGGTGTGCAGCAACCGACGACCGCCCTGCGTTCCGGCGGACCGGATTCGGTGGTGCCGTGGGATTCTCTGGGGTGGCAGGGGCGGATCTTCGTCGGGCAGGGTCCGTCCACCGAGCAGATAGGCCGGTTCTCCGCAGGCCCTGCCCTCGAACCGATCCGGATCTATGCCGGCCTGGCGTCGTCCGAGGACACCGAGGCGCGGGCGGCGCTGGCAGTGGAAGATCTCACGCGGGCAGGAGGATTCGAGCGGCAGAACCTGGTCGTGGTGACGACGACGGGAAGCGGCTGGGTGGACCCGGCTCTGGTGGACTCCATCGAGTACCTCACAGGCGGTGATGTCGCGACCGTTGCCATCCAGTATTCCTACCTGCCTTCGTGGATCTCCTATCTGGTCGATCAGTCGAAGGCGAGGGAAGCCGGACGAGATCTGTTCGACGCGGTCTACGACGTCTGGTCCAAGCTTCCCCAGGACGCCCGCCCCCGATTGTTCGTGGCCGGCGAGAGTCTCGGCTCGTTCGGTGGGGAGACCGCCTTCAGCGGCGAGTACGACCTTCGCAATCGCACCGCGGGAACGGTCTTCGCCGGGCCGCCGAACTTCAACGTCCTCTTCCGTGAGTTCAGTGATCGCCGGGACGAGGGCAGCCCCGAAGTCGAACCGGTCTTCCGGGACGGTCGTACGGTGCGATTCACGAACGACCCGCAGGCGGGCATCCCGCCGGAGGACGGTCCGTGGGAGGGCAGCCGGGTGCTGTATCTGATGCATCCGTCGGACCCGATCGTCTGGTGGAGCCCACGTCTGATCACGAGTGAACCGGATTGGATCGGTGAAGCCCCCGGTCGCGACGTGCTCGAGGACATGGTGTGGATACCGTTCGTGACCTTCTGGCAGATCACTGCCGATCTGCCTTTCTCCACGGGTGTGCCGGCCGGTCACGGCCACAAGTACAGCACCGAGTACGTCGACGCCTGGGCCGTCGTCCTCCAGTCCCCGGAAATAACGCCCGAAGACATCGACTCCCTGAAAAATATTGTCGCAGAGGG
- a CDS encoding DUF7144 family membrane protein: MSHDVRPDRGGISVKQGIAAGTSIGAAIILATVGIVQIFQGIAAVAEDEVFVRGVEYTFKFDFTTWGWVHIVLGVVMLVAGLALMSGATWARVTAIIIAALSIVANFMWLPYYPWWSILIIALDVVVIWAVSTWQPRADYY, from the coding sequence ATGTCGCACGACGTACGCCCCGACCGGGGCGGGATCAGTGTCAAGCAGGGCATCGCCGCAGGCACCTCGATCGGGGCAGCGATCATCCTGGCAACCGTCGGCATCGTCCAGATCTTCCAGGGCATCGCTGCGGTGGCCGAGGACGAAGTCTTCGTGCGGGGTGTGGAATACACGTTCAAGTTCGACTTCACCACGTGGGGATGGGTTCACATCGTCCTCGGTGTCGTCATGCTGGTCGCCGGACTCGCGTTGATGAGCGGCGCCACGTGGGCTCGCGTCACGGCCATCATCATCGCCGCGTTGTCCATCGTCGCGAACTTCATGTGGTTGCCCTACTACCCGTGGTGGTCGATCCTGATCATCGCGCTCGATGTGGTTGTGATCTGGGCGGTCTCGACCTGGCAGCCGCGCGCCGACTACTACTGA